Genomic DNA from Oncorhynchus clarkii lewisi isolate Uvic-CL-2024 chromosome 5, UVic_Ocla_1.0, whole genome shotgun sequence:
CACCCAACACCTCCTCCAAGTCCTCCTCAGCCGGGGGCGCGCTCGGGGTAACCCCTTCTGGGTTGGGGCTGATGGTTGTTGGGGCTGGAGTTGAGGGCATAGGTCGTGACGGGATCAAGTTGACAGCGATGTTCCCGATGTAGATGGGTAAAGTGACAACTGTCTCGGGGGACTTTAGTGATACCTGCAGCGGTCACAAGATACAATGTAAATGTGTTTAAACATCCTATCATTCCAAGATGCTCCTTTAACACTGCAATGCAGCTATTCTCATCTCAATATCAAACCAtttatgggtaacaattaagtaccttaatgtgattgttttcaattaaaattgtaaaaaagaaacaaaaatagcttcttagtaaagagtaatttctcaagcaagaatttggctaggactgtctgggattggtctgagggggaggggaaaactgaaaactagctgttattggcagagcaGTTTGGAacgctctttcttattggtctactaACTAATTTACCGTCTTTTACAGTAAAAGGGCATTGTCATAATGTTTGGGCTGttcccaacaacaacaaaatcttggtcgaccaagagttgtctgttctttcgaccaatcgattggacaacatttttaaacatgcatttttccatatatagacacatcctgtgttttaatcaaatcaactatataCACTGAGCTTGTCTAATGCTTTAAGCGaactgtttgatgaaataattaagagacacaaatgactagagggaATCCGACggcaattgatttgattgtgccaTCTGGCTCAGACTTGCTGCGCTGTGTAAAGAAAAAGAGAAGACAGCAGTGGCTGTGTGACTAGCacccgttgtctctctctcttccctgctgcagcgaccaccacagaacatcagtgtGTATTGCACTGTCCatgttgctgaagctgcaacataattacacccatttctgactgaaaagttctgttaccGAAATCCCTCATTGCTCTCTTTAGGTGACACATGTATGCTTCGAATGCACgtgaccaatagggcctgacctatagcatatcataatcaggtcaataaattggttataacaaactctgaacacCGTAACACGTGACAGCATAATGGATGCAGAGGAAGTGACAAATTAACTCGAAGCAGGTTGCTGGTTGCGCAGGAGGTAAAGGGGAAGATGTGTGGAATAAATTTgactagttgtggaaaatactggagatcaagaaaaatAAGATAAGAAGCAAGCACTGTGTGCATATTAGGCCTGTGTGTGCCAAACAGGCGCTGTTAGTTTACAATATACTTTTTCTGACCGTTTGTAACattgtaaacaacactaaataaatgaTTAACGTACCAGAGAGTCTGGTGTAATTCTTTATTATTTTtggtaaagcctttattacagcaaagactaaaaacaGTCGCATTCATTCGTGAATGCAATTTCTGAAATGGAACGGTTTAGGCCTATTTATTGTTTACACTAATTAGTCAAATTATCgctttattttatttgaaaactaaaatgcttgattgcatttcacATCAGGAATGActcgtatgctgtgtgatgacatgaacgAATGAACGGatgattgatacagtagcctatataactattgaaatataggcctaagtaagttacgatattaagactaaacaggatgtGCTCTTAGACCTAcggtggttatacaaggctgctatactaagcctactaatgataatgacattacttattattataataataattataattataataataacaataaggagcTCAAGGGAAAAGgagggttattattattattataaataatcATTTCTgacatttggaacagtgtaaacaacactaaataaattaCAAATAACACCAGATAGGCTGGTCTAACAAAATGTATTAGAGCATAGCAAAGACTAAAAACAGCCCAATTTGTTAAATTGTTGCGTGAGGCTTGATGCTCACGGAATCGGTAGGCTATCGACCAAACACTtaaacaggcaacagaagcaggatctgtcttatttctgtagatatgtatggatgatttataaagccaggcacgTTTAACAGTTAAGGCgattgattatagacctaattaatttggcgtttcctctctcctcacttttcttagacaattaCAACAGGGGCTGTTTTCTCATCTCCTAACTCTGCTGTTGCCTCCGCCACATTGTTTTCAACACCAATGTTGATGTGTTCCAGAACCGCGGACAGCGACCTCTATTCAACATGAGAAAGCGCGTGTGTTATAAAATAATCAAATCTTTATTTCTGTTGTACCATTGTTCTTACATAttataaccatatacaatttcagtagcacatGTCTTAAGACTGATGGACTGAGCCATCCCCACAGCCTCCagaatggatcagtccactcagacaggttTCTTGTACAccatgtttttagtttttttgcaaCTGCTCGACTACAAAAATCtcagtcgaccaacagcctattgaccaaacaatcgaacagtcgactaaatggggtcagccctacatCATTTCCCCAATTTCACAGTActtttccaacctcatagtgtggaaatagatataaaacacaggacaatcgcatttttgactgcactgggcctttaaggacTGTACTGACAAAAATTGCTTTGCCATACTGTATTAGGAACAAGAGATTACCATAGTTATAATCCCTGAACTCACTAAAGAGACATCTGAGACTGAGCATGAATGATTTACAGCATACTACATCACAGGTGCATTGGGTTAATGAGAGGATTACAGCACCATGATACAGTATGAGGAACAGTGTCTGGTTTAtattacaactttatttaactacaACTATAGAAAGAACACTGTACAACTGCTACAAGTCTAAAGCACCACTTGTGAACAACACTATTCATTGAGGGGATCCCAACAAGTGCACTTCATTGAGGGTGTTACTAACCTGGATGAAGTAATCGATCTCTATAAGGCTACAGCCGGCCAGGCCAGACTGGGGGAGGGGCGGTACGATGATTTGCTCCCGCCACTCAGCGTGTTTCCCCGCCTTCACTCCCGCCCCCTCTACCTCTGCTATGGTCCGCAGGTCGAAAACAGCCCGTTTGGTCTTATAAGTCACTTTCTGATCAGGAGAGATTCATCAGAGTGAAGCCCATCAGACCAACATACAGATGAGACAATACAGAGCAAAGCATCACTTCACATCAATATATATGGTATATCAGCATTTGCCCATAAACCAGTCAGACGATCTGTTTTGCAGGACAAAATAGGTAAAGGAACAAGAGCACATGAGACATTAAATAGGTCTTGGGTACCTGTATGAGGCTGGCCAGCACACAGCCCGTGTCCTTGCCTGACTTGTTGTGGATCTCAGTGGCTAGTCTGATGATCTGGCCTGGTGTGTATCCCCTCTGGTCACTGCAAGCCTTCATCATGAGGGTGCCCGTCTTCACCAGGAGGTAGCTGAACCTCTTAGTGGTCACAGCATAACTGGGTTGCTGGGGAGAAGCAGTCATAGGAAGGATAAAACAAGCCGTTCCGGGCCttccgggtggcacagtggttaagggggctgtactgcagcgccagctgtgccatcagagtccctgggttcgcgcccaggctctgtcgtaaccggccgcgaccgggaggtccatggggcgacgcacaattggcctagcgtcgtccgggttagggagggattggtcggtagggatctccttgtctcatcgcgcaccagccactcctgtggcgagccgggcgcagtgtgcgctagccaaggttgccaggtgcacggtgtagcctccgacacattggtgcggctggcttccgggttggatgcacgctgtgttaagaagcagtacggctggctgggttgtgtatcggaggacgcatgacattcaaccttcgtctctcccgagcccgtacgggagttgtagcaatgagacaagatagtagctactacaacaattggataccacaaaattggggagaaaaaaaggggtaaaaaaattacttaaaaaaaaaaaaaaaaaagccgtTCCAACGGACAGGTGAACAGAGCATAGAAACAGAGAAATTAGAGCTGGGGGTAAGGAGGAGTCCTCCCGTAATCTTTAATAAAAGACAAGATAGTGGTTGTGCTGCGCTCATTGTGCTGAAATCAAATCCCATAACTATCCAACTAAATAAGGCATGATCAAATAAGTGGGCACTCTACGGGTAGTTCATTGTCCTCTTCAGACATTATCTACTGTTCCAGTAGACGGTCTCTAGCCAAGTACTATATCTAGTTATTTTTTTAGGTAATTCCATTGAAATGACTGCATTACAAAACAATTGAATTATATTGTTGAGACAGTGTTGACTGGTCTTTACCTCAATGTTGGGCACTTGGTTGAGGTTGAGCAGGTTAAGTAGGTAGAAGGGCCTCTGGGCCTTGTAGTCCTTGGAGAAGCGAGGTGTGTCTATGACGGCTCTCACACGGTAAACAATCTTCCCAAAGGGCCCTTCAAAGGAGGTCGGGGCAGCCACTTGGTTGGGCAGAGAGAAATACAGCTATTAGACAGTGCAAGATTGACCACAGAAAGTTTAAGGTTGTATACAAAAATGTACTCATGGGGATAAATAATTCACGACATCAAGTGCTACAGCTACTGCATCGACATTAACCAAAGCTGTTTCATTTATTTCATAAAGCCTGTGCTGTCTGCAGATGAATCCTATAAACAAGAATATGAGATTCTAACTAAAACAGACTGGCAGTCTAAAATTATGTCTGTCATTGTGTGTGCTTTATCAGAGAAATGCCAGTCAGTGCTTGGTCTGAGCAGTGGGAGGCAGATAGATCAGATCAGGGGGACAGATACTCAGTGCTCCTAGCAGCGCTGTCACCAAGTGTCTGTGCTCATCTGTCTGAGCTGTACAAATCCCCTCctaagaggacaggaggaggacactGTTGATTTACACAGTCCAGAAAGGACAGATgataaaggaggaggggaggggaatgaGGAAAGAAAACTGAAGAAGGGAAAGACAAAAATAACAATTCtgagaggttggatggagagaaggaatggagaagaaggacaaacaGAGATACGTCTACAGTATATCCTCAATCCGAATACATTTACAAAGGTCATACTGTGTAATAGAAATGTCCATCTATTGTTTTCAGCTCATGCCTTAAAGCATGACAGGTGCTGATACATTCAAATTAGAATGCGTGGTGTCCACTGATTTACCCATTGGCCTTTAACCAAACACATTATTGTACATTCCTATAAATCATTGGAATAAATAGATTGATTCAATATGGTAGAGATGATCCATTATAATTCTGCACTCCTACTCATTTAAATGATAATGTCAGTAGTGGGTGCTGCACAGGGGAATTTCCTGCTGTCAATAAGGATTAGTGAGGAGCAGCAGGCTGGGTGTAAAAGGCTTGgcagaacagacacagacaggctcCTGGCCAGAAGGAACCCAGCACCAGGGGCACTTGTCTGACTGAGTCTATGGGCTGACAAAAAGCTCTTCCACTATCTCTTCTCCAGCATCCTCCACAGAACCAAGGGCTCCTGTTTTTAAGTCTTTACTTGTCAGTGTTTAAGTACATCCAGCAATCCTCACAGCATGAACAGCAGTATTAATGTAGCATCCTATTTGGAGGAGCTCTCGAGCCTAGATGTTAAAGCCTCCCCTGTCAGCCCCTGACCTGACAACAAGCAGGGGGCACTGTCACTGGGTCACTGCCTGGATGATCCCGTCATCAGCTCTGGAATTATCATGTCTTCTGCCTGTTCTGTAGACGAGGGTGGGAGGAACAGCGGGGGGGCAGGGGGCCCACAAGGCGCAATTAAACACTGACAGGACTAAAGGACTATATATAGACATCCATCCCACCCCACCGAGCCCAGACAGAGTGGAGCCTAATGGACAGACACTGAACTGTCTGTGACCTCACACCTGCATGTACTCGAGTTCACAGTCCAGTCAAAAGAAGCATTCTAAATGTCATGTGTTATTACACAGGGGTGTGTCTGTGGGGACACAATATGACTCTCTCTCGGCTACTGGCACTTGTTAACTCTGCCTTTGTGTTAGTACTTGGTCAGGGATGACTTTGACATATATCACCCACTTAGACAGGAGATATTGGCTGACTGAAGCATTTAGGATTAAAGAGCAAatttagtattttatttatttatttaattttttatttatttcacctttttttcaccttaaccaggtaggctagttgagaacaagtttttatttagaactgcgacctggtcaagataaagcaaagcagttcgacacatgcaacaacacagagttacacatggaataaacaaacatacagtcaataatacagtagagaaaagtctatatacagtgtgaaaATGAGATACAGTGTGAAAATGAGATAacataagggaggtaaggcaataaataggccacagtggcGAGGTAATTatgatatagcaattaaacactggagtgatagatattGATAAATGAACGTAATAAGCAacctctgtcacgccctgacctagttatctttgttttctttattagtttggttaggtcagggtgtgacaagggtggttggtttagtttttaTATTGTCTATGTGTTTCTggcctgtctagggtttttgtatataTATGGGGTTTTAGTATGTCTAGGTATTTGAGGTCTATGGTgtcctgaattggttcccaatcagagacagctgtttatcgttgtctctgattggggatcctatttaggttgccattttggttttgtaggttattgtctacgtgtagttgcctgtcagcactctaGTTATATAGTGTCACGGTGTTCGtttgtatagttttgttcagtgttcgttcTTTATTAAAATAGTATGTACGcctatcacgctgcgccttggtctcatcactATGACGaatgtgacagaataacccaccaaaccaggACCAAACAGTGTGAAAAGGAGGAGCAGCGCTTAAAGGGGagatggacctgggaggagatattagatggagcaggacactggacacagccgggggagtatcgccgtcctaaggaggagttagaggcagcgaaagcggaacggcgATACTATGAGGAGAAATACAGGAGAATAAAGGAACAGCGAAGATATGAaggtacacggctagcacggaagtccgagaggcagccccaagattgggggggcacacgaggagattggcagagtcaggtaggagacctgagccaactcctcatgcttaccgtggggagtgtgtaactggtcaggcaccgtgttatgcagagatgcgcacggtgtctccagtgcactattctagcccggtgcgctctattccagctcctcgcatttgtcgggctagaatgggcatccagccaggacgtattgagccagctctatgttctggaCCTTCAATGTGTCTCCACGGTCCAgtgtatcctgtgcctcctccctgcactcgccctgaggtgcgtgtcaccagcccggtaccaccagtgccggcaccacgcaccaggcctacagtgcgcctccagggtccagtatgccctgttcctgctcctcgcactcgccctgaagtgagtgtccccagcccggtaccaccagtgccggcacaaggcctatagtgcgcctcggcagtccagtacgccctgttcctacTCCTCGCccgaggtgcgtgtccccagcctggtaccaccaggcctacagtgcgcctcggcagtccagagcgtccggcgaccgtacccagtccagagcgtccggcgacagtacccagtccggcCCAACCTCCAACGACGTgccacagtccggagcctcccgcgacgggccacagtccggagcctcccgcgacgggccacagtccggagcctccagcgacgggccacagtccggggcctccagcgacgggccacagtccggggcctccagcgacgggccacagtccggggcctccagcgacgggccacagtccggggcctccagcgacgggccacagtccggggcctccagcgacgggccccagtccggggcctccagcgccgggccccagtccggggtctccagcgacggtccccagtccagaacatCCGGCGAGGATCCGCAGTCCAGTGTCTCCGACGATGATCCACGGGTCAGTGATACAAGAACAGACTCAGTGTAAAGAAAAGCGGcggcgtccagaaccagagccgccaccgaggttagatgcccacccagaccctcccatataggtttaggtttgcggcctggagtccgcacctttgggggggttactgtcacgccctgaccttagttatctttgttttctttattattttggctaggtcagggtgtgacaagggtggttggtttagtttttgtattgtcttggTGTTTTCCCcattctagggtttttgtatatctaagGGGTTTTAatatgtctaggtatatgtaggtctatggtgtcctgaattggttcccaatcagagacagctgtttatcgttgtctctgcttgaggatcctatttaggttgccattttccatttagTTTTTTTTGGTTTGTACCTGTCAGCACTCTTGTTATATAGCTTCACattcgtgttgttgttttgttcagtgttcgttcTTTATTAAAGTAGTATGTACGcctatcacgctgcgccttggtctcatcactATGACGAACGGGACAACTTCTCCTTTTGAAAGTGGCGTCAATATGAGTCAAAAACATTCTAGAGTCAAAATTGACGACAAAGTGTATTTGGATAAATGTTCttataaagtcagtctcgtcaaAAATGGCAATTTGTGAGATAATTAGGAATAAAATATATGTCATGGAATGACGGGTACCGTAAAAGTCTTTCTTGAGTTGGGTTGATTTCAATCCTGCCCACATGCTTACAGCTGGCAGCACCCAAGCAATCATCAATTCGGAGCGCACCGAACATAATGCCCATGGTAAACTTGGTATGACATTCGATATCCCTATGGGAGCTAGTTAGGGACCaccaataaattacacaatgtacatgggacaatattttttttaaatcaatagcTCAATGACTTAACCTCAAACCAcctataaattgtagaaattcataTACAAATATTTAAAGCATTTAATGAGACAACTAAAATCTGGGCAACATGAAAATTTTGCctcatttacattgtgtaatttattgatgGTCTCTAACTATCCCCAGagataggctatccaaagtcaaaccaacTTTGCCACAGTCGCACACCGGCTGACTGAAGCTAATTGGGGAaagaagttggctagcttgcCTAGGCTCCTTCCAGACACAAGACCTTAAACTGTTTCAAGTTATTGAGAAGGGtgagtgactgtaactgtgtacTGTTTTGTCAGTGACAGTACAAACAATTCC
This window encodes:
- the LOC139408655 gene encoding arrestin domain-containing protein 1-like, with the translated sequence MGKLKEFDITFTNNKVVYSPGESISGSVKITTGTSLQYKAIKVNCLGSCGVSNKMNDMSWTLEEQYFSSTLSAADKGTLAAGEHSFPFQFLIPVAAPTSFEGPFGKIVYRVRAVIDTPRFSKDYKAQRPFYLLNLLNLNQVPNIEQPSYAVTTKRFSYLLVKTGTLMMKACSDQRGYTPGQIIRLATEIHNKSGKDTGCVLASLIQKVTYKTKRAVFDLRTIAEVEGAGVKAGKHAEWREQIIVPPLPQSGLAGCSLIEIDYFIQVSLKSPETVVTLPIYIGNIAVNLIPSRPMPSTPAPTTISPNPEGVTPSAPPAEEDLEEVLGAGGSVSEEIPTKSHSQQDQSGQPPTMSASAFSYTPGVDFPPSQRRANDTSTPLFCVSTGATIPFFTEGNATPVPTSCPLILPPEYSTWDFTHEPPPTYEESCSSNNSSFNNSRPQE